The following proteins are encoded in a genomic region of Ostrea edulis chromosome 7, xbOstEdul1.1, whole genome shotgun sequence:
- the LOC125654684 gene encoding uncharacterized protein LOC125654684 translates to MSDLNVRPLLSLLEAMIDLATPKVNVKPGGFSEDIFINLTPEQKEEFECSICYQILKEPRRCSNKHKYCYSCIFVWSTSGPHGNHRRCPVCRTEGYYIRDRELEEKVGNLKVKCHLETCKWRGPLKLLPKHTHTTYTRTGLPFRSRFDDHYRSMYSDMENQDDQFPRLENGSHESGSRLSLRPPSTANRLARSRLAGTQTARDAGNSSTSASPQHSVSAMTTPRTPHPPTTPRPAGQTVRRVPTLPSIINNSSPRAAQETRSHQQRSSATSERRPQPPQQPRTNGTMSRGVRTNTTNPGVSNVRERLRESRERLDNLMTSFSNELERGRRGLTEFQETRERRRQEQLEEVRDLGRRLNYVATELRSLLDQRRQIREDLEEISDEYADS, encoded by the exons ATGTCGGATCTAAACGTTCGACCCTTATTAAGTTTGTTGGAGGCGATGATAGATTTGGCCACCCCTAAAGTGAATGTGAAGCCAGGGGGATTCAGTGAGGATATATTTATAAACTTAACTCCGGAACAAAAAGAAGAATTCGAATGTTCAATATG CTATCAAATCTTAAAGGAGCCTCGAAGATGCAGCAACAAACACAAATACTGTTACTCGTGTATATTCGTGTGGTCAACGTCAGGACCTCACGGAAATCACCGAAGATGTCCAGTTTGTCGAACGGAAGGGTACTATATTAGGGATCGTGAACTAGAGGAAAAAGTGGGAAATCTAAAAGTGAAATGTCATTTAGAAACTTGCAAGTGGAGAGGGCCACTGAAATTGCTACCTAAACACACTCACACTACATACACACGTACTGGCCTTCCGTTCAGAAGTAGATTCGATGATCACTATCGCAGTATGTACAGCGACATGGAGAATCAAGATGACCAATTCCCGAGGTTAGAAAATGGTAGTCACGAATCTGGGTCAAGACTGTCCTTACGTCCCCCGTCCACTGCAAATCGGCTGGCCAGGAGCCGATTGGCGGGTACTCAAACTGCTAGAGATGCGGGCAACAGCAGCACAAGCGCATCGCCACAACATAGCGTTTCCGCTATGACAACGCCGAGGACTCCACATCCACCCACAACCCCTCGCCCAGCAGGCCAAACTGTCCGGCGGGTGCCAACTCTACCTAGTATTATCAATAACAGTAGTCCAAGAGCCGCACAGGAGACGCGATCCCACCAGCAAAGATCGTCAGCAACCAGCGAGCGCCGTCCCCAGCCGCCACAACAGCCCAGAACGAATGGAACTATGTCAAGAGGAGTCCGAACTAACACAACCAACCCTGGCGTTAGCAATGTCCGAGAAAGACTGAGGGAGAGCAGGGAACGGCTGGACAACCTAATGACCTCATTCTCGAACGAGCTAGAACGAGGCCGACGTGGTCTTACGGAATTTCAGGAAACGCGTGAGCGTCGGCGGCAAGAACAATTAGAAGAAGTGCGTGATCTGGGTAGACGGTTGAATTATGTTGCAACCGAGTTGCGCAGTCTTTTAGATCAAAGACGGCAGATCCGCGAAGATTTGGAAGAAATATCTGATGAATATGCAGATAGTTAA